In Mycobacterium sp. ITM-2016-00317, the genomic window CCCGGCTCCGTGCGGGGCGGCGACGGTCGGCGCCACCGCGATGGTGTGCAACACCGCAGGCGCCGCGGTGTCGAATCTGGTCAGCGTCGACGAGGCGCTGCGTGCGGAGGCCCGTGGCGGCACCACCGGCGCGTTGATGGTCTGTCACATCGCCGGTCGCAACCAGTACGGCGAACCCTTCGGCGGCGCGATGACCGAGGTGTTGGCCGGCGGCGGCGGCGCGAATGTGCGTGCCGACGGCGTGGATTACCGCGGGCCGCACGAGATCCTGACCGCCCAGTTCAACAACGTCGAGGGGGAGGAGTCGATCTTCCCGGTGCTCTACCTCGGCCGCTACGCCAACACCGACGGCGGGGGAGCCGGGCGCCACCACGGCGGTGTCTCGGTCGCGTCGACTTTCACACTGCACCAGACGGATTCGATGCACGCGGTGATGGCCGGCCACAGCATGTCGATGCCCTCGACCTACGGTGTGCACGGCGGTCTGCCCGGTTCGACGCATCAGGTCACGATCGTGCGCGGCTCCGACATCGCCGACCAGCTGGCCGACGGGCGGAATCCGGTCACCTCGGCCGGGCTGACCGGTCACCGTGAGGTGTTCACCGGTTCGCCCGGTGAACTGCAGTTCCACGCAGGCGACGTCGTCGACTGGAGCTTCCACGGCGGTGGCGGCTGGGGTGACCCGCTCGACGCCGAGCCGGCCGCGGTGCTGGCCGACGTGCGCGCCGGGCGCATCTCGGCCGAGGGCGCCGAGCGGTTCTACCGCGTCGTGCTCGCCGGGGACGCTGTCGACGTCGCGGCCACCGAGCGCAAGCGTCGGCAGACACGGGCCGAGCGGATGAGCTGGACGAGAGCGCCGGGTGCGCACTGTGTGCAGGCGCAGCTGCCCGAGAACACCACGAGGATCGGCGATCACCTGGTACTGGCCCGCGGACTGGACTCCGCGGTCTATGCGTGCGATTGCGGCACCGTGCTCGCCCCGGTCGCGCAGAGCTGGAAAAAGCAGGCGTGCCACGCGGAACTGACAGAGCAGGACCTCGGGGCCAAGGTGCGGCTGCACCCCGGCCTGCGCGCCGACGCGTACGCGTGCCCGGGCTGCGGCGCGCTGCTGGCCGTCGAGGTCCGCGCCCGGGCCGACGAGCCGCTGCGCGAGCTCGAGCTCGCCGCAGGCTGAGCGTCAGCTCTTGTTGCGCTTGACCTGGTTGAACGGAACTCCCTTGTCGGCGGCCAACTCCCGGGGGAAGCCGAGGATGCGCTCGCCGATGACATTGCGCGCCATCTCCGAGGAGCCCCCGCCGAGCGAGCCGGTCTGGCGGGACAGGTAGCGGATCCCGACGTCGAGCAGGCCGGTCAGTTCGGGGGCGTCGTCCGCGCCCTCGTCGATCACGCCTGCGGTGCCGGCGATCGCCAGCGCGGTGTCGACCTCGAGTTCGGTGGTCTCGGCGTGGAACAGCCGGATCAGCGTGCCGGCGTTCGGCGGCAGCGACCCGTCGGTGATGCTGCGGAAGACGTGGTCGATGAGCTGTTCCTTGACGATCCGGCGCACGAGCGCCTTGCCTGCGAGGTCCTGCATGCGGGGGTCGTCGCCCTGCCCGGTGGCCACGGCCAGCGCTACGTGGTCGGGTGGCATCTCGCTGGCGTTCTCGGCGGCGGTGCCGCTGGCGAACTCCGAGCCGCCGCCGACGGCGCGGCGCTCGTGGTGCAGCTGCCGGGTGGCGACCTCCCAACCCTTGTTCACCTCGCCGACCACGGCGTCGAGCCCGAGTTCCAGCCCGTCGAAGAATTCCTCGCAGAACTCCTCGTTGCCGTTGACCTCCTTGATGCGGCGCATGGTGATGCCGGGCGCGTTCAGCGGCACCAGGAACATCGTCAGGCCTTCGTGTTTGGGCACGGTCCAGTCGGTGCGGGCCAGCAGCAGCCCGTAGTCGGCGGCGAACGCGCTGGTGCTCCACGTCTTGGCGCCGTTGATGATCCACTTGTCGCCGTGGCGCTCGGCGCGGGTGATCACCCCGGCCAGGTCGGAGCCGCCGCTGGGCTCGGACAGCAACTGGCACAGGATCTCGTCACCGCGGATGGCCGCCGAGATGCGGTCGCGTTTCTGATCTTCGGTGCCCATGTCCAGGATCGTCGCCGCGCAGATCGTGAAGGTCGGCACGTTGAGGATCATCGGCATCTCGTAGGAGCGGCATTCGGCGTTGAACGCCCGCTGGTAGGCGTAGTCCAGGCCGAGACCGCCGTACTCACGCGGGAAGCAGATGCCCGCGAAACCGCCCTCGTGCAGACGCTTCTGCAGCTCCTTGGCGTGGTCCCAGGACGACTGCTCGGCACGCACCGAGAACGGCGGATGCTCGGGGTCGATGCGCGGCATGTTCTCGGCGAGCCAGGCGCGTGCGCGGGCGGCGAACTCGTCGACCGACTCGACGGTGCCGGTGGAACCTGCCGATGCCATGGTGTGGGTCATTTCGCCGCCTCCGTCGTGCTGCTCAGCGCGTACACCGCGCGATGGTGGTCCTCGGGCGAGCCGAACATCGCCCGGTAGAGCACAGCCCGGCGCAGGTACAGGTGCAGGTCATGCTCCCAGGTGACGCCGATGCCGCCGTGCAACTGCACGCAGTCCTGCAGCATCACCGGCGCACGTTCGGCCACATAGGCTTTGGCGACGCTGACGAGCAACTCCGCGTCGGGGGAGCGTTCGGCGACGGCGCGCACCGCCCCGGCGGTGGTGCCCCGCGCGGCCTCGAACCACATCTTCATGTCGGCGGCGCGGTGCTTGAGCGCCTGATAGGAGGCCAGCGGGCGGCCGAAGCTGTGCCGGTCGAACAACCACTGGTTGGTCATCGACAGCACGGAGTCGAGGATGCCGACGGTCTCGGCGCACTGCAGCACCAGCGCGATCTGCCGCTGGCGCTCGATGATCGCCGGCGTCTGCTCGGCGGTGCCCACCACCGCGGATTCGTCGACCTCGACGCCGTCGAAGCGCACCCGGGCGTACCGCTTGACCAGGTCCACCGACGTCTGCGGGATCACCGTGACGCCCGCGGCGTCGCTCGGCACCAGGAACTGGCGGACGGCGCCGTCGAGTTCGGCGGTCACCAGCAGCGCACCGCTGTCGGCGCCGGCCTCCACCCGGTCCTTCACCCCGTCGACGCGGTAACCGCCGTCGGTGCGGGTGGCTTTCGTCGTGGCCTGCAGCGGCGCGAACGGCCGTCGCGGTTCGTACACCGCCCACGACGCGACGAGTTCACCGGAGACCAGCGCCTCGATGGTCTCCTCGTGGCCGTCGGGAGCGTCGACCAGCCCGGACAGCACGATGCTGACCGGGTGCAGCGGGCCGGGCGCCACGGTGTGTCCGAT contains:
- a CDS encoding hydantoinase B/oxoprolinase family protein, with the protein product MDLTVDLVTYEVIRNRLTAIVAQQSAVLKNVSGSPLVTEANDCNTGVYLASGEVVAMGPHNLFHSGSMETVVDHIIADCTDTIGIGEGDVFITNDPYKGALHMPDITMLEPVFFDGERIGWVGTCAHVLDIGGMTPSSWSPTAREIYQEGLVLPPTKIVEAGKTRQDVWNLILAASRLPANLGLDLKAMIAANTHAKQGLLKLVERYGADTVRTVMTTMLDRSESLVRERLAGLPDAVTRARSYFDHNGHESTLARVEVELRKEGDRLVFDYGRTAEQLPGFFNCTMSGLRGGVFSAILPLLAHDIPWNSGVMRVIEVSAPEGTIVNARHPAPCGAATVGATAMVCNTAGAAVSNLVSVDEALRAEARGGTTGALMVCHIAGRNQYGEPFGGAMTEVLAGGGGANVRADGVDYRGPHEILTAQFNNVEGEESIFPVLYLGRYANTDGGGAGRHHGGVSVASTFTLHQTDSMHAVMAGHSMSMPSTYGVHGGLPGSTHQVTIVRGSDIADQLADGRNPVTSAGLTGHREVFTGSPGELQFHAGDVVDWSFHGGGGWGDPLDAEPAAVLADVRAGRISAEGAERFYRVVLAGDAVDVAATERKRRQTRAERMSWTRAPGAHCVQAQLPENTTRIGDHLVLARGLDSAVYACDCGTVLAPVAQSWKKQACHAELTEQDLGAKVRLHPGLRADAYACPGCGALLAVEVRARADEPLRELELAAG
- a CDS encoding acyl-CoA dehydrogenase family protein, whose protein sequence is MTHTMASAGSTGTVESVDEFAARARAWLAENMPRIDPEHPPFSVRAEQSSWDHAKELQKRLHEGGFAGICFPREYGGLGLDYAYQRAFNAECRSYEMPMILNVPTFTICAATILDMGTEDQKRDRISAAIRGDEILCQLLSEPSGGSDLAGVITRAERHGDKWIINGAKTWSTSAFAADYGLLLARTDWTVPKHEGLTMFLVPLNAPGITMRRIKEVNGNEEFCEEFFDGLELGLDAVVGEVNKGWEVATRQLHHERRAVGGGSEFASGTAAENASEMPPDHVALAVATGQGDDPRMQDLAGKALVRRIVKEQLIDHVFRSITDGSLPPNAGTLIRLFHAETTELEVDTALAIAGTAGVIDEGADDAPELTGLLDVGIRYLSRQTGSLGGGSSEMARNVIGERILGFPRELAADKGVPFNQVKRNKS
- a CDS encoding acyl-CoA dehydrogenase family protein — translated: MTTANPEQLLFASTTSTFLEKQASLTHVRGLHASDVSFQPEWWQRAAELGWASLLVPEELGGGSVSGDGVADLAMVAEQIGHTVAPGPLHPVSIVLSGLVDAPDGHEETIEALVSGELVASWAVYEPRRPFAPLQATTKATRTDGGYRVDGVKDRVEAGADSGALLVTAELDGAVRQFLVPSDAAGVTVIPQTSVDLVKRYARVRFDGVEVDESAVVGTAEQTPAIIERQRQIALVLQCAETVGILDSVLSMTNQWLFDRHSFGRPLASYQALKHRAADMKMWFEAARGTTAGAVRAVAERSPDAELLVSVAKAYVAERAPVMLQDCVQLHGGIGVTWEHDLHLYLRRAVLYRAMFGSPEDHHRAVYALSSTTEAAK